Within Cnuibacter physcomitrellae, the genomic segment TCATCGCGACAGCTCCGCGCGGCTGCGATGTCGAGGGGATCGTCTCCAAGATCCCCGACGAGCGCGCCGCCGAGATCCGCGAGACCCTTCCCGGTCTCGCCGATCTCCACCGCGCGTCGCTCCCCCGCCGTGAGCTGACGGCTGCCTGGCAACACGGAGTCATCGGCTCGTCCGGCAACGGCATGGTGCACGCCACGAGCCTCATGGCGCCGCTTCGCCGCCACAACAGGGCCGAGCAGCTGGGCACCCAGGTCGCCGTGACCATCCACGACGTCGTGCCGTGGACGCATCCGGATGCGCTCACACCGCGGGGTGTCGCCTGGCATCGGGCGATGGCCAAGCGCGCGGCCAAGTACGCCGACGCCATCGTCGTGCCCACCCACGCCGTGGCCGACGACCTCGACCGCTACTTCTCGTTCGGCGACCGCATTCGGGTGATCGGCGGCGCGGTCAGCCCGGCGCTCAAGCTGCCGGTGCAGGCCTCCGCCCGCGCCCGCGAGCTCGAGCTGCCCGACCGATACCTGCTCGCCGTCGGCACGCTCGAGCCGCGCAAGGGTCTCGAGCTGCTGATCCGCGCCCTCGCACTGCCGCAGTCGGGCGACCTGCCGCTGCTCATCGCCGGCCCTCAGGGCTGGGGCGACGTCGACGTCCTCCAGGTGGCCGCGTCCGCCGGCGTCGACGCCTCCCGCGTGCGGGTGCTCGGCTTCCTCAGCGACAGCGATCTGGCGCTCGTGATCGACCGCGCCACGGCGTTCGTCTATCCGAGCCTCGCCGAGGGCTTCGGCCTGCCCGTGGTCGAGGCGATGAGCTTCGGCACACCGGTGATCCACGCGAACGTCCCCGCGCTCCTCGAGGTGGGCGCCGGCGCGACGCATGTCATCGAGCGCACCACCGCCGAGGCGTATCCCGCCCAGATCGCCGAGGCGATCGAGGCCGTGACGACCGACGCGGCGCTCGCCGAGCGCCTGACCATCTCGGGTCTCGACCGCGCCCGCTCCTTCTCCTGGCGCGACTCCGCCGAGAAGGTCTGGCAGCTCCACGCCGACCTCTGACCCGCGTCCCCTTTCACACGTTTCGCCATACTCAAGTGGTTTCGCCACCTCGATCGGTGTGGCGAAACCACTTGAGGGTGGCGAACGGGATCGCCCGGGGACGCTCGACGCGCGCGGGTGTCGCGGCCTAGGGTGGCGTCGGGAGGGCGCGAGATGGTGCGACGGGGCAGGATCATCGGGATGGCGGTCGCGGTCGGGCTGGTCGGATCGGCGGTCGCCCTCGGCGCCTCCGCCGACGCGGCCGCTCCGGGCGTCGTCACGGGGTCGCTGGGCACCGTCGCCGCGGCGGGCATGCCCGCGGGCTGGGCAGGATGGACCGTCGAGGCACGCGCATCCGGTTCCTCCGCAGATCCCTCCAGCGCAGTGGTCGCCGCGGACGGGACGTTCTCCGTGCCGGCGCCGGCCGCGCCCGAGGACGGCGTGGTGTGGTTGCGGGCGGTGGCTCCGGCCGACCCCGTGCATCCGGATGCGGTCCCCGCGACGCTCGCGGCCGTGCTGCCGGTGGGTGCGGGCTCGGCCGTGATCAACGAACGGACCACGGTGGCGATGGCCTGGGCCATGGCTCAGTTCGTCTCCGCGACCGGTGTCGCCGGGGTCGCGCCCGGCATCCGGAACGCGGCGGGGATGGCGGCGAATCTCGCCGACACGGCCACGGGCGCGGAAGCGGAGGTGCTCGCGTCGCCCCCGAACGGCGCGGAGACCTCGACAGAGGCGGCGTTCCACACGCTGACCGCAGCCCTCGCGACGTGCGTGACGAGCCCCTTCGCCGACCCCGTCCGATACCCCGACGGCACCTGTCGCGAGATCGTCTCCCTCGGTGCGCTCGCCACGGCCCCGGAGACCCCGGTCGATCCACTGCGGGCCCTGTCCGGCGTCGCACGGAACCCGAGCTCTGCCCCCGAGCGCCTCTACGAGCTCTCGACGCTCACCGCGCTCGATCCGGCCTCCGCGGTACTGGATCGATCCCCGGTGGCGTGGACCCTGGCGCTTCGGTTCGACGGCGACGGGCAGTCGCTCGCCGGACCGGGCAACTTCGCGGTCGATCACGAGGGCGACATCTGGGTGATCAACAACTACCAGTACGACGCCGATCCCCACTCGCCCGTCTGCGGGTCGGACGAGGTGTTCAGGTTCTCTCCGACCGGCGAGATGACCGCATTCACCGGCGGCGGCCTCTCCGGTGCCGGGTTCGGCGTAGGGATCGACGTGCCCACCGGGAACGTCTGGGTCGCGAACTTCGGCTTCGCGGCTCCCGCGCCGGGATGCCCCGCCGACCAGCAGCCGCCGCACGACAGCGCATCGCTCTTCACCTCCGAGGGCGTCGCGCTCTCGCCTGCGGATACCGGGTTCACGCAGGGATCGTTGAACTGGCCCCAGGGGCTGGCGATCGACGCGAACCGATCGGTCTGGTTCGCCAACTGCAACGACGGCACCGTCACCGTCTATCCGGGCGGCGACCCCGCGCAGGCCCGTATCGTCCCAGCCGACGAGCTCGACCTCGACCAGCCCTTCGACGTCGTCGACAACGGATCGGCCCTGTTCGTGTCGGGCATCGTGAACGACGCGGTCGACATGCTGTCCTACGACGGCGGAGTCCTCGCCGGCTCCCCCGGTCCGAACGCCGCGTTCGACAACCCGATGGGGCTGGCGTCCTCGGCGGACGGCACGGTCTGGGTGGCGAACTCGGGCGGCGTGACCCTGCCCTGTCCGGTACGTCCCGACTCGGGCGGCCCCACCTTCGACTCCCTCATGGCGGCGCAGTTCGACGATCGAGGCGTCTGGGACGGAGCCGGTCAGGATCCGTACCTCGGCTCGGTCGCTGCCATCGCCGCTGACGGGTCGACCGTCGAGCAGTACGAAGGGGGCGGCGCCACGCTCCCCTGGGGCATCGCGACCGACGGCGACGGCAACGTCTGGGTCGCGAACTTCGCGGGCAAGCGCCTCTCCGCGTTCTGCGGGACGACGGCGTCGACCTGTCCGGAGGGGCTGACCACGGGTGACGCGATCTCGCCGGACATCACCGGATACTTCTTCGACGGGCTCGTCCGCAACACGGGCGTCGCGATCGACCAGTCCGGCACCGTGTGGCTGGCGAACAACTGGGCCGAGGTCCCTCTCCAGACCAATCCCGCCGGACACGAGATCGTCGCCTTCCTGGGGCTCGCGGCCCCGATCGCGGTCGCCGCTCCCGACGCTCCGCCCACGCCGCCGGTCTCGCCGACCCCGTCCTCCAGCGCCGCGGCCTCCGCTGAGCTCGCTGCGACCGGCGCGCCCGTCACGCCCGCTCTGGCGCTCGCCGCGCTCGCTCTCCTCGTGGCAGCACTCGCCACCGCCCTCCTCGCCGCGCGCCGCCGCGAACGCTGAGCGCTCGATCACCCGTTCGCCACACTCCTGGCCTTTCGCCATGCGCATGCGCGTGGCGAAAGGCCAGGAGGGTGGCGGAACGGGAGGGGCTACTGAGGCGCGGGCGTGGAGGGGGCCAGGGCCGCGGCGACCGTGTCGTGGATGACGGTGTAGTCCGGGTCTTCGGGGTCGATGAGCGGGGGCGTGAGCTCGACCGAGTCGATCGGGAGGTCCTTCGTCTTCATCGCCAGCTCGACGAAGTAGGGCAGCGTCGACTGCGGGATGTCGGTCTTCACCACCTGGGCACCCGCCGAGGCGATGCCCTGGAACTTCGAGAGCACGTTCGCCGGATCGAACTGCGCGAGGATCGCCTCCTGCAGCTGGCGCTGACGCTCCATGCGGTCGTAGTCGCTCGTGGAGTGACGAGAACGCGCGTACCAGAGGGCGAGGTCGCCGTCCATGTGCTGCATCCCCGGCTCGATCCAGCCCTCGACCTCGTTGAGGTCCTCGTCGCCGCCGATGGGCAGGCGCTCCGCCACGTCGATGTCGACACCGCCGAGCGCGTCGATGAGGTCGGCGAAGCCCTGCATGTCGATGAGCACGTAGTACTGGATGGTGATCCCGAGCACGGCCTGGACCGCATCCTTCGTCGCCTCGATGCCGGGCAGCGAGCCCTCCGCCTCGGCATTCGGATAGAGGTCCTCGTCGAACGCCTCCACCCGGGGGTAGAGGAAGCTGATCTGGCAGTCGCTGCCGCAGTCGTAGCTGCCGTCGGGCGCGTAGTCGGTGCCGATGAGCGGCGAGCCCTCGACCAGGGGCGCGTTCTCGAGGTTCCGCGGGATGCCGAACATCGTGGCCTTGCCGGTCGCCGCCTCGATCGACACCACGGAGATCGAGTCGGGACGCATGCCCTCGCGGTCGGGTCCGGCGTCGCCGCCGAGGAGGAGGATGTTGTAGCGCCCGTCGACGGGCGGCTCGGCCGCGGCCTGCACGTTGAACACCGAGTTGAGGAGGTCGCGCTGCGATCCGGCGAGCGTCGCGCCGTAGGCGGCCGATCCGGCGGAGACGAAGAGCAGGATGACGGCGAACGCCGCGATCAGCGGCCGCGCCTGGGGCGTGACCCGGATGATGCGCACGAGCCGGAGCGTGTCGAGGGTGAGCACGATCCAGAGCACCGCGTAGGCGACGAGGATCACCTGCAGCACCGTGAGCGCGATCGGCATGGTGGCGAGCGAGATGAGCGTCGTGCGGGACACCAGGCCCACGATCACCGTGGCGAGCAGCAGCACCCACATCACGAGGGTGAACACGAGCCCGAAGCGGCCGAGGCGCCTGTTGCCCGCGAGCACCTGCGCGGACCCGGGGATCAGCACGTTCATGACGACGAGCCACCAGCCGCGGACGGTCATCGCCTTCTCCGACCCTAGGTCGGGGTAGCGGATGGGGCTGGCGGCCAGCGTCGTCACAGGCGCTCCTGCAGGTCGGCGTTCTTGCGGTCGACGAGCTCGACGAGCTCCTCGCGATAGCCGGCGAGGCGATCGGCGATGCCGTCGTCGGCGACCGAGAGGATGCTGAGGGCGAGAAGGCCCGCGTTCTTGGCGTTGCCGATCGAGACGGTCGCGACGGGGATGCCGGCCGGCATCTGCACGATCGAGAGCAGCGAGTCGAGCCCGTCGAGTCGGGCGAGCGGCACCGGGACCCCGATCACCGGCAGCGTCGTCACCGCGGCGAGCATGCCCGGGAGGTGCGCGGCACCTCCGGCTCCCGCGATCACGACACGGAGGCCCCGGAGCCGGGCGGTCCTGCCGTAGTCGATCATCCGCTCGGGGGTGCGGTGCGCCGAGACCACCTGCACCTCGGCGGGCACGCCGAAGTCGTCGAGGACCTCGACGGCGTCCTTCATGACGGAGAAGTCGGAGTCGGAACCCATGACGATTCCTACGACGGGCGCGGGTGATGACACGGATGACACTCTAGGTCGGCGACCCTGGGATCCCTCCGTAGCTCCTCGGCGTGGGCCGGGAATCCTGATCCGTCACTTTCTGCTAGTGCGGGCGGCGCGCACTAGCAGAAAGTGACGGATCAGGGGTCGGTTCCGGGGACTCAGTCACGGAAGAAGGCGGCCGCGGCACGGGCCCGGTAGGTGACGTCGTCGAGGTCGTCGCCGGTCACCGTCACGTGCCCGATCTTGCGGCCCGGGCGCGGGCTCTTGCCGTAGAGGTGCACCTTCGCCTCCGGCTGGTCGGCGAGTGCGAGGGGCAGGCGCTCGTCGAGCGTCGCCGTCTCGGGGCCGCCGAGCACGTTGATCATGACCGCCCACGGCTCGCGCACCCCGGTCGCCCCGAGCGGGAGGTCGAGGACGGCTCTCAGGTGCTGCTCGAACTGGCTCGTCGTCGATCCGTCGATGCTCCAGTGACCGCTGTTGTGCGGACGCATGGCCAGCTCGTTGACGAGGATCCGGTCGTCGTCGGTCTCGAACAGCTCCACCGCCAGCACGCCCGTCACACCGAGCCCTTCGGCGATCTGGAGTCCGATCCGGGCCGCCATCTCCGCCAGACGCTCCGCCGCCCCGGGCGCCGGCGCGAACACCTCGGCGCACACGCCGTCCTGCTGCACGGTCTCGACGACCGGCCAGAGCGTCGTCTCGCCGGAGGGCCGCCGCGCCACCAGCTGCGCGAGCTCGCGGCGGAACGAGACGAGCTCCTCCACGAGCAGCGCGCCCCCGCGTCCGTCCTCGTCGAGGGCGGCGAACCAGTCCTCGACGTCGGAGGCCGAGCGCACGACGCGGACGCCCTTGCCGTCGTAACCGCCCCGCGCCGTCTTGACGACGGCGGCACCGCCGTGGTCGTCGAGGAAGGCCTGCAGACCCGCGGCATCCGTCACCGCGGCCCAGTCCGGGACGGGCACGCCGAGTGCGGTGAGCCCCTCGCGCATCCGGATCTTGTCCTGGGCGTACTGCAGGGCATCCGGACCCGGGTGCACCGCGACACCCCGTGCGACGAGCTCGCGCAGGACGGTCTGCGGAACGTGCTCGTGATCGAAGGTGACCACGTCGACGGTCTCGGCGAACGCGAGCACCGTGTCGAGGTCGCGGTAGTCGCCCACCTGCGTGGCCGCGATCTGCGCGGCCATCCCCTCGTCCTCGGCGAGCACGCGGATGACGATCCCCAGCTCGATCGCGGGCGGGATCATCATCCGCGCCAGCTGTCCGCCACCGACCACTCCCACTCTCAGCACGGCGACCAGCCTACTCGCGACGCGGGGAGTCTCCGCGGGAGGACGGTCAGCCGCCGGCGCCGAGCGACCAGGTGGCGGTCGGATGCTCGGTGAGGTCGCCGAGGAGCGCCGAGACGAGCGTGGCCGAGGGCACGTCGTGGAGCACGAGCGTGAGGTCGGGCCCGGCCACGACGCGGACGTCGCCGGAGCGGACCATCGCCTGCAGCGGACCGCGGCGGAGGCGCACGTCGGTCACCCGAGCGAGGAAGACGTCCTGTCGATGACGCACCAGGAGCCCCCGACGCGCGATGATGCGGCGGGTCGTGATCGTGTAGCGGTGCCCGAGCCAGGCGAGGTAGGGCAGCAGGACCAGCAGCACCACGGCGGCGATCGCGCCCGCCAGCACGGCGATGTTCTGCCACTCCTCCGCGAAGGAGCCGTAGAACCAGCCGAACGCGCCGCTCACGGCGAAGAGCACCAGCGCGGGCAGGATGAGGCGCCGCCCGTGCGGCCGCACCCTGGCGAGGATGCGCTCGGGCACGGGGGCCGTCTCGGAGCTCAGCGGGGCGAGCGGCCAGGGGTTCGGGGAGGCGGAGGCACCGAGCACGGTCTGCGGAGGTCGCGCGGCGCCCCAGCCGAAGCGCTCCGTCGACGCCTCGTCGCCGGAGGGGGCGGGGCGCCGGTTCTTCGGTCGACGCCCCTGGGGACGCGGGTGCGCCACGGTCTCGCCGAACGCGGTGGGGTCGTCCCATCCGCCGTCGCCGAAGGCCGACGTGAGGTCGTCGGTGTCGCCAGCGGACTTCGGCATGCTGCCATTGTGCGGGCAGTTGCTCGATTTCAGCTGTCGCTGTGCCGGAGATGCGTGATATCGGCCGCCGAGACGATCAGCCGCCCGCCGGAGCCCTCCTCGACCTCGAGCCGGCCGACCGCGTCGAGCGCCACCGCCGTCCCCTCCCGGACGGCGCCGTCGGGCAGCTCGACGCGCACGCGGCGGCCGAGCGTGGCGCTCAGCTCGCGCGCCGCCACCAGCAGGCCGCTGCGCTCGGCGTCGCCGTCGGCGGCGAGCAGGTCGCGGTAGCGCGTCGAGAGCTCGCGGAGGTAGGCGGCGAGCACCGCATCCGTCGACAGCTCGTCGACGCCCTCGAGGGCGAGCGAGGTCGACACGGGTGTGGGCAGCTCGTCGTCGGAGAGCGTGAGGTTCAGCCCGGCGCCGATCACCGCACCGCCGCCGTCCGGCAGGACCTCGCCCAGGATGCCCGCCACCTTGCGGTCGCCGATGAGCACGTCGTTGGGCCACTTCATGCCGGTCGCCGGGCGGTCGCCGTCCTCCGGGCGGACCAGCTCGCGGACGACCGCGGTCATCGCGACCCCGGCGAGGAGGGGCAGCAGCCCGATCACCGCGGGAGCGACGTCCGCGGGCCCGGGCCTGACGAGCACCGACACGGCGAGCGTGCGTCCCGGCGGCGCGATCCAGGTGCGTCCCAGGCGCCCGCGCCCGGCGGTCTGGTCCGCCGTCGCCACCACCGACAGGTCGGGCCAGGCGGCAGCCTCCGGGCCGGCGGCCCAGGCGACGAGGTCGGCGTTGGTCGACCCGGTCCGCTCGAGCCACTCCAGGCGCGGGACCAGGGACGACGACAGCGGCATGGGCATGTCTCCACGCTACCGTTTGTGGGTTTCGTCAACGAGGAGGCGCGGGAGGCCGACTGTAGAGTGAACGGCGTGACCGACGACCAGACCACGACCTCGCCCGACCTCTCCACCACGGCGGGCAAGCTGGCCGATCTCCGCGACCGCTATCACGAGGCAGTGACGGCGTCGGGCGAGGCCGCCATCGCCAAGCAGCACGCCAAGGGCAAGAAGACCGCGCGCGAGCGCATCGAGGCCCTCCTCGACCACGGCAGCTTCGTCGAGCTCGACGAGTTCGTCCGCCATCGCACGCACGCGTTCGGCATGGAGCGCTCCCGTCCCTACGGCGACGCCGTCGTCATCGGGACGGGCACGATCCACGGCCGCCAGGTCGCGGTGTACGCGCAGGACTTCACCATCTTCGGCGGCTCCCTCGGCGAGGTGGCGGGCGAGAAGATCGTGAAGATCATGGACCTCGCGCTCAAGACGGGCGTCCCGATCATCGGCATGCTCGACTCCGGCGGCGCTCGCATCCAGGAGGGTGTCGTCGCGCTCGGGAAGTACGGCGAGATCTTCCGCCGCAACACCGCGGCGTCGGGCGTCATCCCGCAGATCTCGATCGTCATGGGCCCGGCCGCGGGCGGCGCGGTCTACTCCCCCGCTCTGACGGACTTCGTCATCATGGTCGACAAGACGAGCCAGATGTTCGTCACCGGCCCCGACGTGATCAAGACCGTCACCGGCGAGGACGTCGGGATGGAGGAGCTCGGCGGAGCCCTCACGCACAACAAGGTCTCGGGCGTCTCGCACTACCTCGCCAGCGACGAGGACGACGCGCTCGACTACGCCCGCGCCCTCATCGGGTTCCTCCCCGACAACAACCTCGCCGAGCTCCCGGTCTACGACGCCGAGGTCGAGCTCGAGGTGACGGACTCCGATCGCAAGCTGAACACGATCATCCCCGACTCGACGAACCAGCCCTACGACGTGCACACGATCATCGAGCACATCGTCGACGGCGGCGACTTCCTCGAGGTGCAGCCGCTGTATGCGCCCAACATCGTGATCGGGTTCGCCCGGGTCGAAGGCCGCTCCGTGGGCGTGATCGCGAACCAGCCGAACGTGATGGCGGGCACCCTCAACATCGAGGCGGGCGAGAAGGCCGCCCGGTTCGTGCGCTTCTGCGACGCGTTCTCCATCCCCATCCTCACGCTCGTCGACGTGCCCGGGTACCTGCCCGGCACCGACCAGGAGTGGACCGGCGTCATCCGCCGCGGGGCCAAGCTGCTCTATGCCTACGCCGAGGCGACCGTCCCGCTCGTCACCGTCATCACCCGCAAGGCGTACGGCGGCGCGTACATCGTGATGGGATCCAAGCAGCTCGGCGCCGACATCAACCTCGCCTGGCCCACCGCGGAGATCGCGGTGATGGGCGGCCAGGGCGCGGTGAACATCCTGTACCGCGGTGAGATCAAGCGCGCCGAGGAGGCCGGCGAGGACGTCGCCGCCGTGCGCACCCGTCTGGCCAACGAGTACACCTACAACGTGGCCTCGCCGTTCCTCGCGGCCGAGCGCGGCGAGCTCGACGGCGTGATCGAGCCCGCGGCCACGCGGGTGGCCGTCGTGAAGGCGCTCCGCGCCCTCCGCACCAAGCGGGCGAGCCTGCCCCCGAAGAAGCACGGCAACATCCCCCTCTGATCCCCGCGGTAGCACGCGCCCCGTCCACCCCTGGCTTTGTCCAGGAAACCGTCGCAAATCGTGCGAAAGGCGACGATTTCCTGGACAAAGCCAGGGGTGAGGCGAGGCGGGCGGGCTACTTCGACGCGGAGGAGCTCGAGCCGGAGCCGGCGAGGGTGCGGACGAGGGCGACGGTCTCGCGCGTCGTCATCGACGGCAGGTACGCCTTGCCGATCGCGGTGCCGATGGTGGGCAGCGCGAGCGGGTCGGGGTACGCCATGTGGATGCCGACGTAGGTCGGGTTGAACTTCGCCTTGAACCGGAACAGCGTCGAGAAGCCGTAGGCGGGCTCGAGCGTCTTCGCGAGGAAGTCGAGCAGCTCGGTCATCACGGTCGGTGCGGGAGGCTCCTCCCCCTTCGGCACGGGCGCCTTGGCGAGCGGCGCCCCGGAGAGGCTGAGGACCTCGATGCCCTCCTCCTTCATGTGGAGCGCGGCGGAGGCGATGAGGAACTCCATGGTCCCGTTCATCGACTGGTCGGCGCGGCGCATGAAGTCGATCGTGTAGCCGATCGGGCGTCCGTCGCGGTAGACCGGGAGCCAGCTCGTGACGCCGTGGATGCGCCCCTCCGGGTCGACGGCGAGCATCAGCTTGACGTCGGGGTCCTTGATCTCCTCGAGCGCCCCGAGGGTGAAGCCCATCTCGGGGAGCTCCTTCTCCGACACCCAGGCCTCGGAGATCGCGTTGATCTGGGCGATCGTCGCGCGCGGCAGCTCGTCGTAGGTGGTCCAGACCGTCGTCATGCCCTCCTTGGTGCCGCGGTTGAGCGCGGAGCGGACGTTCTGCCAGGGCTTCCCCGTCATCTCGAGCGTCTGCGGGTGCATCAGCGTCTCCTCGCCCACCGACATGTGCTGCCAGCCCATGCCCGTGAAGACCGGGAGGAGGTCGTCGTGGACGCTGTAGAAGACGGGGATCCAGCTGTGCCGGTCGCAGTAGGAGGCGAACTCGCGGATGGTGCGGTCCTCCTCGCCGGGCGCGCAGACCGGATCGGACATCGTGATCGCGACGCCGTTGATCACGCGGTACGCGACGGCGGCCTGGCCGTCCTCGCGGAACCAGTAGACGTTGCCGGGCCAGGTCGTCATCCATCCGAGCGTCCCGCCGCCGCCACGGCGCAGCAGGGCGCGGATGCGCTGGTGGTCGCCGACGGCGACATGGCGCTCGTCGGCGCGGAGGAGGCGCACGACGCCGACCGCGAACACCGCCCAGAACACCGGCCCCACCCACTGGAAGAGCAGGAGGGTGATCGGGTTGGTGGGCACCGGGATCGCGGCGACGACACCGAGCGCGGTCGCGGGAAGGAAGCGCCGCCAGGTGTCGACGACGAGCTCTCCCGGCGACGTCGCGGGAGAGAACTCGTCGATCGTGAGGAACGCCGACACCGAGTACGCCACCCCGAGCACGACGAGGACCACCGCCATCGTCACCCAGAACCGGATGACGGCCTCGCGCGGCGCAGGGTTCCAGAACCGCTTCCGGGTGACCACGAGCAGGACGATGACCCCCACGGGCACCAGCACGATCGACCCGCCGAGGACGACCATGTCGCCGATGTCGAAGCCGCTGAGGTCGGCCCCGTCGAACAGCGGACCGAGGAGCCCGAAGTAGAGGGCAGCGAGCGACGCGCCCATCGCGGCCAGCGCCGCGTTGGTGACGAGCGCGAGTGCCCAGGCGAAGCGGCGACCCCTGCGGAGCCCGTACGCGGCGACGAGCAGCAGCGCGATCGGCGCGAACGTCAGCACAACCGCGCCCACGCTGCCGAGGGCGCTGAACGCCGTCAGCTGAGCGCAGATCTCGGCGCTGCTGAACCCGCAGGTGTCGGCGAGGTCGGAGGCGGACGGGAACACCTCCGGACCGAAGAGGCTCGAGATCAGGCTCAGCGCGCCGAGGTTGTCGCTGTCGGGATGCAGGTAGGTGATGAGCGGGCCGATCGCGGTGACGACCACGATGGTGGCAATGAGCACACGCGACTCCGCGAAGGAGCTGCGATGCCAGGTGAGGTGGCCTCGGCGCGGCGACACCGCCCATCCGATCACCAGTCCCGCGAGCGCCGCGATGAGCTTGTACACGCTCGAGGTGTCGCCGTCGTAGAGGACGAGCATCGCCAGCAGCGCGAACACGGTGAGGCGGAAGCGCCTCCGCCAGAGCGGCCCCATGAAGGCGGTGGCGACCATCAGGGCACCCGCGATGGGTGTCAGCGGATCCATCGTGAGGTCGGCGCTCGTCCCGTCCGACCACCACTCGCCCGCGATCGAGCCGAGCCACTGCACGAGGACGCCCACCCCGACCCCGAGGATGCCGGTGACGACGAGCACGACGAGCATCCGCACGCGCCCCAGCAGCCGCTCGGCGATGCCGAGCAGTCCCGCGGAGAGCACGATGCCGGCGATCAGCTGCGGCGGGTCCCACGGGATGAAGGGAGCGGTGAGGACCGTGTACCAGCGTCCCGCGTCGACGGTCGTGGTCACCCCGGCCGCCCAGGTCTGCACCGTGGGGTCGCTCGGCTCGCCGAAGAACGTGCCCGTGACGAGAGCCGTCACCACGAGGAGCGCGGCGAACCCCAGCGAGAGCGGGATGCTCGCGAGATACCTGCGCAGGACAGTCCAGGTCGTCAGCATCCAGAGCCCCCTTGTCGTCGTGACTAATGTAGCCTCGTCGGTGTGACCGACTCGACCGCGCAGCACCCCCAGTCCGGCACCGACTCCGGCATCCGGGTCCTCACCGCAGGGGTCACCGCCGAGGAGGTCGCGGCCGTCACGGTCGTCGTCGAGGCCGCCGTCGCGGCCGAACTCGAGTCGATCCACGACGAGCCCGCCATCGCTCCCTCCGCCTGGAGCCACAGCCAGCGCGCGCTCCGGCAGCCGCTCCAGCCGGGCCGTCACGGCTGGCGCTCGTTCGGCGGCGCCTGAAGCTGAGAGCAGGTTG encodes:
- a CDS encoding bifunctional lysylphosphatidylglycerol flippase/synthetase MprF; this translates as MLTTWTVLRRYLASIPLSLGFAALLVVTALVTGTFFGEPSDPTVQTWAAGVTTTVDAGRWYTVLTAPFIPWDPPQLIAGIVLSAGLLGIAERLLGRVRMLVVLVVTGILGVGVGVLVQWLGSIAGEWWSDGTSADLTMDPLTPIAGALMVATAFMGPLWRRRFRLTVFALLAMLVLYDGDTSSVYKLIAALAGLVIGWAVSPRRGHLTWHRSSFAESRVLIATIVVVTAIGPLITYLHPDSDNLGALSLISSLFGPEVFPSASDLADTCGFSSAEICAQLTAFSALGSVGAVVLTFAPIALLLVAAYGLRRGRRFAWALALVTNAALAAMGASLAALYFGLLGPLFDGADLSGFDIGDMVVLGGSIVLVPVGVIVLLVVTRKRFWNPAPREAVIRFWVTMAVVLVVLGVAYSVSAFLTIDEFSPATSPGELVVDTWRRFLPATALGVVAAIPVPTNPITLLLFQWVGPVFWAVFAVGVVRLLRADERHVAVGDHQRIRALLRRGGGGTLGWMTTWPGNVYWFREDGQAAVAYRVINGVAITMSDPVCAPGEEDRTIREFASYCDRHSWIPVFYSVHDDLLPVFTGMGWQHMSVGEETLMHPQTLEMTGKPWQNVRSALNRGTKEGMTTVWTTYDELPRATIAQINAISEAWVSEKELPEMGFTLGALEEIKDPDVKLMLAVDPEGRIHGVTSWLPVYRDGRPIGYTIDFMRRADQSMNGTMEFLIASAALHMKEEGIEVLSLSGAPLAKAPVPKGEEPPAPTVMTELLDFLAKTLEPAYGFSTLFRFKAKFNPTYVGIHMAYPDPLALPTIGTAIGKAYLPSMTTRETVALVRTLAGSGSSSSASK
- a CDS encoding acyl-CoA carboxylase epsilon subunit; its protein translation is MTDSTAQHPQSGTDSGIRVLTAGVTAEEVAAVTVVVEAAVAAELESIHDEPAIAPSAWSHSQRALRQPLQPGRHGWRSFGGA